The sequence GGGCGAGCAATTCCTCTACTTCGCGGCGGACTTCCTCGTCGGTGCCACACTCGGCCAGAAGGAAAGCCTGTCGCTGCTCTGCCGGCCGGTCCAGGGCAGCGTGGAACAGCTCCTTGATCCTTTCCCAGCGTTCCGGCAACATGTGGGAGTCCCATCAGCCCGACCGACGGTACATGCGAGAAAAGGGGCCGGCGCAGGACACTCCGAGCTACGACCGCGGAGCCGCGCCCGGCCCGGCTTCGAGCTCTTTGGCCAGCCACGCCTTGGCCAGCCGCCATTCCCGGCTCACCGTTCTCGCCGAAAGCCCAAGCGATTCGGCTGTCTGGGCAATGTTCATGGCAGCAAAGCAACGCAACTTGACGATGTCAGCCAGCCGGCCGTCAAATCTCTCAAGCTTGCTGAGAGCTTCGTCCACATCCAGCGTGTCCAACTGGGCTCCTACCTTGTTCGGGGCACACCAGTTCTCGTTGAGTGGTACGCGGACCCGCCCGCCGCCCCGTTTGCGCTGATGGCAGCGCCGAGCCCGCTCGACGAGTATCCGCCTCATGGCCTCGGCGGCTGCGCAGAAAAAATGAGCTCGGTTCTCCCAGTTCTGCTGGCCATTTCGGCACAAGCGTAAGAAGGCCTCGTGCACCAGTGCGGTCGGTTGAAGCGTGTGTCCGGCCGGCTCTTTGCCCATTTTGGCCGCAGCCAAGCTGCGCAGCTCGTCATAAACCAAGGGCAGCAATTGAGATGAGGCTTCTCCGTCCCCTGATGCAGCCGCTCTGAGAATGGCGGTCAAATCCTGCATGACTTATCCCGCCTTTGTGCTTTTTACGAACGCGCCTTGGCGTTGATGTCCAATCGAAAGCGCCATTATCGCATGTACTGATGGCAAGTCAACGGAACAAATGACAGTGCAGGTGTGACCAACTTTGGTCCGTCCGTCCAGGGACCCGTGAAACGGCCGACGGCCGTTTGCGCCTTCACGAACGGGGGAAGCGGATTGA comes from Phycisphaerae bacterium and encodes:
- a CDS encoding RNA polymerase subunit sigma, yielding MQDLTAILRAAASGDGEASSQLLPLVYDELRSLAAAKMGKEPAGHTLQPTALVHEAFLRLCRNGQQNWENRAHFFCAAAEAMRRILVERARRCHQRKRGGGRVRVPLNENWCAPNKVGAQLDTLDVDEALSKLERFDGRLADIVKLRCFAAMNIAQTAESLGLSARTVSREWRLAKAWLAKELEAGPGAAPRS